The following coding sequences are from one Ammospiza nelsoni isolate bAmmNel1 chromosome 5, bAmmNel1.pri, whole genome shotgun sequence window:
- the ECHDC3 gene encoding enoyl-CoA hydratase domain-containing protein 3, mitochondrial: protein MAARLCRLQRPLTAAFSSAAAAGAGQAPPAEPLTELRQAGGVRTIVLNNPRRRNALSLPMLQSLRRDLLHDVKSRELRVIVIAAKGPVFCSGHDLKELSSEDDVKHHSQVFELCAEVMTLIQKLPVPVIAKVNGLATAAGCQLVASCDIAVASEKSQFATPGVNIGLFCSTPAVALGRSLPKKVALEMLFTGEPLSAHEALMHGLVSKVVPEDKLEEETMKISQKICESSKSVLALGKATFYRQITQDLDTAYKITTKVMVDNLTLRDGQEGIEAFVQKRKPVWSHSQEEKK, encoded by the exons ATGGCGGCCCGgctgtgcaggctgcagaggcCCCTCACGGCCGCCTTCAGCAGCGCCGCGGCCGCGGGGGCCGGGCAGGCCCCGCCGGCGGAGCCGCTGACGGAGCTGCGGCAGGCGGGGGGCGTCCG CACCATCGTCCTGAACAACCCGCGGCGGCGGAACGCGCTGTCGCTGCCCATGCTGCAGAGCCTGCGGCGGGACCTCCTGCACGACGTCAAGAGCCGGGAGCTGCGCGTCATCGTCATCGCGG CTAAAGGACCTGTATTTTGTTCTGGCCATGATTTAAAGGAACTGTCAAGTGAAGATGATGTGAAGCATCATTCCCAAGTATTTGAACTATGTGCAGAG GTTATGACTTTAATCCAGAAACTTCCAGTGCCAGTGATTGCCAAAGTGAACGGCCTGGCTACAgcagctggctgccagctggtgGCAAGCTGTGACATCGCAGTGGCCAGTGAGAAATCTCAGTTTGCTACTCCTGGAGTGAACATTGGGCTCTTCTGCTCCACACCAGCTGTGGCCTTGGGCAGATCTCTTCCAAAAAAG GTGGCTCTGGAGATGCTTTTCACGGGTGAACCCCTCTCTGCCCACGAAGCGTTAATGCACGGGCTGGTCAGCAAGGTGGTACCAGAAGACAAGCTGGAAGAAGAGACCATGAAAATCTCTCAGAAGATCTGTGAAAGCAGCAAATCTGTCCTGGCCTTGGGGAAGGCCACCTTTTACAGACAGATAACCCAGGACCTTGACACTGCTTACAAAATAACTACTAAGGTCATGGTAGATAATTTGACTTTGAGAGATGGGCAGGAAGGCATTGAAGCCTTTGTTCAGAAGCGAAAGCCTGTCTGGTCACACTCTCAGGAGGAGAAGAAATGA